The following are encoded in a window of Kitasatospora sp. NBC_01250 genomic DNA:
- a CDS encoding 3-deoxy-7-phosphoheptulonate synthase class II, which translates to MSTPQLTIAQPVVSPPQTTDWRNLPADQQPSWPDPSAAAQVQDQLALQPALTAPADVRRLGSALAHVAAGRSFLLQAGDCAEPIGAPGLAAVRGKHRIIGEMGELLSGHAGLPTLTVGRIAGQYAKPRSKPQESYPGGVLPVYRGDLVNGFAADPEARTADPRRMLTAYHTARAVLNELHLIAHETASALLPRTWHEPAGTLSTLAVPTTTWDGTLRSVLKGYGQTVELDGSWRRTGLWTSHEALVLDYEQAMVRRDSRTGEHYLLSTHLPWIGERTRRLDGAHLAFLAQVANPVACKIGPGTTPEDLLELCRRLDPHRRPGRLTLITRFGAGQVRDRLPALVRAVADAGHGVVWSCDPMHGNTVTAAGGLKTRLMSDILAEITGFFEVLFRAGRWPGGVHLEIAGDQVTECLGHGGPSTEEGLRRAYRTLCDPRLNNNQAMVAARTIAELLARG; encoded by the coding sequence GTGAGCACCCCGCAGCTGACCATCGCCCAGCCGGTCGTCAGCCCGCCGCAGACCACCGACTGGCGCAACCTGCCCGCCGACCAGCAGCCGTCCTGGCCGGACCCCTCGGCCGCCGCCCAGGTCCAGGACCAGCTCGCCCTGCAACCCGCGCTGACCGCCCCGGCCGATGTGCGCCGGCTCGGCTCCGCGCTGGCCCACGTCGCCGCGGGCCGCTCCTTCCTGCTCCAGGCGGGCGACTGCGCCGAGCCGATCGGCGCCCCGGGCCTGGCGGCCGTCCGCGGCAAGCACCGGATCATCGGCGAGATGGGCGAACTGCTCAGCGGGCACGCCGGACTGCCCACCCTCACGGTCGGCCGGATCGCGGGCCAGTACGCCAAGCCCCGCTCCAAGCCGCAGGAGAGCTACCCCGGCGGCGTCCTGCCGGTCTACCGGGGCGACCTGGTGAACGGCTTCGCCGCCGACCCCGAGGCCCGGACCGCCGACCCGCGCCGGATGCTGACGGCCTATCACACCGCCCGCGCGGTGCTGAACGAGCTGCACCTGATCGCCCACGAGACGGCCTCCGCCCTGCTGCCGCGCACCTGGCACGAGCCGGCCGGCACGCTCAGCACCCTGGCGGTGCCCACCACCACCTGGGACGGCACGCTGCGTTCGGTGCTCAAGGGCTACGGCCAGACCGTCGAGCTGGACGGCAGCTGGCGCCGCACCGGTCTGTGGACCAGCCACGAGGCGCTGGTGCTGGACTACGAGCAGGCGATGGTGCGGCGCGACTCGCGCACCGGCGAGCACTACCTGCTCTCCACCCACCTGCCCTGGATCGGCGAGCGGACCCGTCGACTGGACGGCGCCCACCTGGCCTTCCTCGCCCAGGTCGCCAACCCGGTGGCCTGCAAGATCGGTCCCGGCACCACGCCGGAGGACCTGCTGGAGCTGTGCCGCCGGCTCGACCCGCACCGCCGTCCCGGCCGGCTGACCCTGATCACCCGGTTCGGCGCCGGACAGGTCCGCGACCGGCTGCCCGCGCTGGTGCGCGCGGTGGCCGACGCGGGGCACGGGGTGGTGTGGTCCTGCGACCCGATGCACGGCAACACCGTCACCGCCGCCGGCGGGCTCAAGACCCGGCTGATGAGCGACATCCTGGCCGAGATCACCGGCTTCTTCGAGGTGCTCTTCCGGGCCGGCCGGTGGCCGGGCGGGGTGCACCTGGAGATCGCCGGCGACCAGGTGACCGAGTGCCTCGGGCATGGCGGCCCCAGCACCGAGGAGGGGCTGCGACGCGCCTACCGCACGCTCTGCGA
- a CDS encoding aldehyde dehydrogenase family protein produces the protein MTTPSPSASPPTPATASPPVVNPVIAGREVASRDRTELTAVDGSPLASVGLAPRLLAQAALNRIRAAADTAPPSPELFAAAGELFATAELDGESPAEYRRRVALATGTPGPAITRAIDTIRGSLGMVERLTRAELPEPVVRPGYRTHWVPRGAVLAAVVPNNHPEPNVSWVRALAMGARVLVRPGSRDPFTPRRLTAALLTAGLDPQTLAFLPGGHEVGEHLLEQADLGLVYGGPAAAARFATRNDVLVRGPGRSKVLVPAGAELDHGLLADLVEWIADDGGVRCNNISLVLTSGEAAPLAEALAERLAALPVLPVLDERAALPAVGAADAKALADYLTEVITAHGARDHSTHRYGGSPLAEAGDGSTVLRPLVLSVDGPAAAPAGTELGFPFVVVAPWRAVDGVRPLRESLVVSLQGEHAALAEAVLREPSVRKVVTGRAKPWAGPPETPHDGSLAQFLLEPKGLLAAVAPAADPDTAEVTQ, from the coding sequence ATGACCACGCCTTCCCCCTCGGCCTCCCCGCCGACTCCCGCCACCGCCTCCCCTCCCGTCGTCAACCCCGTGATCGCCGGCCGCGAGGTGGCGAGCCGGGACCGCACCGAGCTGACCGCGGTCGACGGTTCGCCGCTCGCCTCGGTCGGGCTCGCCCCGCGCCTGCTCGCCCAGGCGGCCCTGAACCGGATCAGGGCGGCGGCCGACACCGCGCCGCCGAGCCCGGAACTGTTCGCCGCCGCCGGTGAGTTGTTCGCCACCGCGGAGCTGGACGGCGAGTCGCCGGCCGAGTACCGGCGCCGGGTGGCGCTGGCCACCGGCACCCCGGGCCCGGCGATCACCCGCGCGATCGACACCATCCGCGGCTCGCTCGGTATGGTCGAGCGGCTGACCCGCGCCGAGCTGCCGGAGCCCGTCGTGCGGCCCGGCTACCGCACGCACTGGGTGCCGCGCGGTGCGGTGCTGGCCGCGGTGGTGCCCAACAACCACCCCGAGCCGAACGTGAGCTGGGTGCGCGCGCTGGCCATGGGCGCCCGGGTGCTGGTCCGTCCGGGCAGCCGGGACCCGTTCACCCCGCGCCGGCTGACCGCCGCGCTGCTGACGGCGGGCCTGGACCCGCAGACCCTCGCCTTCCTGCCCGGCGGCCACGAGGTCGGCGAACACCTGCTGGAGCAGGCCGACCTGGGCCTGGTCTACGGCGGCCCGGCCGCCGCCGCCCGGTTCGCCACCCGCAACGACGTGCTGGTACGCGGCCCGGGCCGCAGCAAGGTGCTGGTCCCGGCGGGCGCCGAGCTGGACCACGGGCTGCTCGCCGACCTGGTGGAGTGGATCGCCGACGACGGCGGGGTGCGCTGCAACAACATCTCGCTCGTCCTGACCAGCGGCGAGGCCGCCCCGCTGGCCGAGGCGCTGGCCGAACGGCTCGCCGCACTGCCGGTGCTGCCGGTGCTGGACGAGCGGGCCGCGCTGCCCGCCGTCGGCGCGGCCGACGCCAAGGCGCTGGCCGACTACCTGACGGAGGTGATCACCGCCCATGGCGCCCGTGACCACAGCACCCACCGCTACGGCGGTTCCCCGCTCGCCGAGGCGGGCGACGGCAGCACCGTGCTGCGCCCACTGGTCCTCTCGGTGGACGGCCCCGCAGCCGCCCCGGCCGGCACCGAACTCGGCTTCCCCTTCGTCGTGGTGGCGCCATGGCGTGCGGTGGACGGGGTGCGACCGCTGCGCGAGTCCCTGGTGGTGAGCCTGCAGGGCGAGCACGCGGCACTCGCCGAAGCCGTGCTGCGCGAACCCTCGGTGCGCAAGGTGGTGACCGGCCGCGCCAAGCCCTGGGCCGGCCCGCCGGAGACCCCGCACGACGGCAGTCTCGCCCAGTTCCTGCTCGAACCCAAGGGCCTGCTCGCGGCAGTTGCCCCCGCCGCCGACCCGGATACCGCCGAGGTGACCCAGTGA
- a CDS encoding AMP-binding protein produces the protein MTELASVEHPKTDRQHPAATTDEHLRSILAWHFSPATGSPFWLRKAAGLGFDPLTDITTVADLRRFPDVSEELRHVPVEDLIPEGLVDRTFEVFESGGTTGAPKRVVDATARTRNVDWTSEVLAAHGFPERGHWLHVGPTGPHVVGRTVRRLAELRGAMTFTLDFDPRWVKHLIGSGRTELAAEYREYLLDQVELVVASQNIKVLFITPPVLEALCARPALYDKLAGSLEGILWAGTSISPESLHQIEETFFPNAKVAAIYGNTLMGIAPQRPRQDGDPYPCVFRPYVPQSIVELVDPQSGGEVAYGERGRVLVHQLSQDLFLPNVLERDTAIRVRPAAGDDVDGLADIAPLKTENAPAAIEGVY, from the coding sequence ATGACTGAGCTGGCAAGCGTCGAGCATCCGAAGACCGACCGGCAGCACCCCGCCGCCACCACCGACGAGCACCTGCGCTCCATCCTGGCCTGGCACTTCAGCCCGGCCACCGGCTCGCCGTTCTGGCTGCGCAAGGCGGCGGGCCTCGGCTTCGACCCGCTCACCGACATCACCACCGTCGCCGACCTGCGCCGGTTCCCCGACGTCAGCGAGGAGTTGCGCCACGTCCCGGTGGAGGACCTGATCCCCGAGGGCCTGGTGGACCGCACCTTCGAGGTCTTCGAGTCCGGCGGCACCACCGGCGCGCCCAAGCGCGTGGTGGACGCCACCGCCCGTACCCGCAACGTGGACTGGACGAGCGAGGTGCTCGCGGCCCACGGCTTCCCCGAGCGCGGCCACTGGCTGCACGTCGGCCCCACCGGCCCGCACGTGGTGGGCCGCACCGTGCGGCGGCTGGCCGAGCTGCGCGGGGCGATGACCTTCACGCTGGACTTCGACCCGCGCTGGGTCAAGCACCTGATCGGCTCGGGGCGCACCGAACTGGCCGCCGAGTACCGGGAGTACCTGCTGGACCAGGTCGAACTCGTGGTCGCCTCGCAGAACATCAAGGTGCTCTTCATCACCCCGCCGGTGCTGGAGGCCCTCTGCGCCCGCCCGGCGCTCTACGACAAGCTGGCCGGCTCGCTGGAGGGCATCCTCTGGGCGGGCACCAGCATCAGCCCGGAGTCGCTGCACCAGATCGAGGAGACCTTCTTCCCGAACGCCAAGGTGGCGGCCATCTACGGCAACACCCTGATGGGCATCGCCCCGCAGCGCCCGCGCCAGGACGGCGACCCGTACCCGTGCGTCTTCCGCCCCTACGTTCCGCAGTCGATCGTCGAGCTGGTCGACCCGCAGAGCGGCGGCGAGGTGGCCTACGGCGAGCGCGGCCGGGTGCTGGTGCACCAGTTGAGCCAGGACCTGTTCCTGCCCAACGTGCTGGAGCGCGACACCGCGATCCGGGTCCGCCCGGCGGCCGGTGACGACGTGGACGGTCTGGCCGACATCGCCCCGCTGAAGACCGAGAACGCCCCCGCCGCGATCGAAGGGGTCTACTGA
- a CDS encoding carboxymuconolactone decarboxylase family protein, giving the protein MTTSPGATERLNLRQLSSRTYAAMNRLAGTAAEAAEQAGLEKPLLELVRIRASQINGCAYCLDMHAKDARHAGETEQRVYSVSAWSETPFYTERERAALELTEAITLIHDGHVPDAVYDKAAKVFGEEQLAQLIWVIIVINSYNRAAITPRLVPGGYTPGA; this is encoded by the coding sequence ATGACCACCTCCCCCGGCGCCACCGAGCGCCTGAACCTCCGTCAACTCTCCTCCCGCACCTACGCGGCGATGAACCGCCTGGCCGGCACCGCCGCCGAGGCCGCCGAGCAGGCCGGCCTGGAGAAGCCGCTGCTCGAACTGGTGCGGATCCGCGCCTCGCAGATCAACGGCTGCGCCTACTGCCTGGACATGCACGCCAAGGACGCCCGCCACGCCGGCGAGACCGAGCAGCGCGTCTACTCGGTCAGCGCCTGGAGCGAGACCCCGTTCTACACCGAGCGCGAGCGCGCCGCGCTGGAGCTGACCGAGGCGATCACCCTGATCCACGACGGCCACGTGCCGGACGCGGTCTACGACAAGGCCGCCAAGGTCTTCGGCGAGGAGCAACTGGCCCAGCTGATCTGGGTGATCATCGTGATCAACAGCTACAACCGGGCCGCGATCACCCCGCGCCTGGTGCCGGGCGGCTACACCCCCGGCGCCTGA
- a CDS encoding FAD-dependent monooxygenase — MSAVAAPGPLAVVGAGPVGLSAALAAHALGLPAVLLEAQPRAAAAARPGSRAIFVHRATLELLERISPGLGEQIAARGLVWRTKRTLWAGREVHARSYRPSSAAPPFTSLPQTMVEDLLRAACDRAGIAQHWGDPVARVASEKGSVRLRTAGGVAHEASHVIAADGPRSTVRAEAGLALRGSTSATGFVVIDVADAAGLAEPERIFHYRHPAVGGRNVLLVPFRGGWRVDVQCRPGEDGGRLIDEAPDWLPGVLPQLPAHEVTWSSVYRFQQRLASAFTDRHQRILLAGEAAHLLPPFGARGMNSGIADAVAAARAVHTATVPAYAVARRAAAQQNIHAAAGALDHLLAARPRRRAAQWAAAAAAPWWPRAGRWLDAAPYGPQLRAVTY; from the coding sequence ATGAGCGCCGTCGCCGCCCCCGGACCCCTCGCCGTGGTCGGGGCCGGGCCGGTCGGCCTGAGCGCGGCCCTCGCCGCCCACGCGCTCGGCCTGCCGGCCGTCCTGCTGGAGGCGCAGCCCCGCGCGGCCGCCGCCGCCCGCCCCGGCAGCCGGGCCATCTTCGTGCACCGGGCCACCCTGGAGCTGCTGGAGCGGATCAGCCCGGGGCTCGGGGAGCAGATCGCCGCGCGCGGGCTGGTCTGGCGCACCAAGCGGACCCTGTGGGCCGGGCGCGAGGTGCACGCCCGCAGCTACCGCCCCTCGTCCGCCGCACCGCCGTTCACCAGCCTGCCGCAGACCATGGTGGAGGACCTGCTGCGGGCCGCCTGCGACCGCGCGGGCATCGCCCAGCACTGGGGCGACCCGGTCGCCCGGGTGGCGTCCGAGAAGGGCAGCGTGCGGCTGCGCACGGCCGGCGGCGTGGCGCACGAGGCCTCCCACGTCATCGCGGCCGACGGGCCGCGCTCCACCGTCCGCGCCGAGGCCGGGCTCGCGCTGCGCGGCAGCACCTCGGCCACCGGGTTCGTGGTCATCGACGTCGCCGACGCGGCGGGGCTCGCCGAGCCGGAGCGGATCTTCCACTACCGCCACCCGGCCGTCGGCGGGCGCAACGTGCTGCTGGTCCCGTTCCGCGGCGGCTGGCGGGTGGACGTCCAGTGCCGCCCCGGCGAGGACGGCGGCCGGCTGATCGACGAGGCGCCCGACTGGCTGCCCGGCGTGCTGCCCCAGCTGCCCGCGCACGAGGTCACCTGGTCCTCCGTCTACCGCTTCCAGCAGCGCCTGGCGAGCGCCTTCACCGACCGCCACCAGCGGATCCTGCTCGCGGGCGAGGCCGCCCACCTGCTGCCGCCGTTCGGCGCACGCGGCATGAACTCCGGCATCGCCGACGCCGTCGCCGCCGCCCGGGCCGTCCACACCGCCACCGTCCCCGCCTACGCCGTGGCCCGCCGCGCCGCCGCCCAGCAGAACATCCACGCCGCGGCCGGCGCCCTCGACCACCTCCTCGCCGCCCGCCCCCGCCGGCGCGCTGCCCAGTGGGCCGCCGCGGCGGCAGCCCCCTGGTGGCCCCGGGCCGGCCGCTGGCTGGACGCGGCGCCCTACGGACCCCAGCTGCGCGCAGTGACGTACTGA